One Verrucomicrobiota bacterium DNA window includes the following coding sequences:
- the murA gene encoding UDP-N-acetylglucosamine 1-carboxyvinyltransferase encodes MDKIIVHGGRALAGTVKVSGSKNSALPIIAATLLTRDECIIHRVPDLSDVHYLLQILTHLGADVERASGTVTVKAETVRTVAPYDVVRKMRASICVLGPLLGREKEATVSLPGGCVIGDRPIDLHLRGFEALGAAVRVHAGNVKLFAPRLRGARVSMKGRYGTSVLGTDNVMMAAVLADGVTVIEDAACEPEVIDLADFLNKMGANVHGAGTSTITIEGVSELHGTEHEVIPDRIEAGTFLIAGALAGKQVSVTRTRADHLAAVTDALRTAGYHISGNNGSVTISANGTPKPLHLKTEPYPGFPTDMQAQMCALLSMADGESSVTENIFPQRFMHVSELKRMGAAIELDGATARILGVGALSGAPVMASDLRASAALVLAGLRADGYTEINRVYHIDRGYEHIDEKLGGLGAHIERVKV; translated from the coding sequence ATGGATAAGATTATCGTGCACGGTGGTCGCGCATTGGCGGGCACGGTGAAGGTCAGCGGTTCGAAAAATTCCGCCTTGCCTATCATTGCTGCGACCTTGCTCACCCGCGATGAGTGCATCATTCACCGCGTCCCGGACCTGAGCGATGTGCATTACCTGCTGCAGATCCTCACGCACCTCGGGGCCGACGTTGAGCGGGCCAGCGGCACCGTGACGGTCAAAGCGGAAACGGTCAGGACGGTGGCGCCATACGACGTCGTCCGCAAAATGCGAGCTTCAATCTGCGTCCTGGGTCCCTTACTGGGTCGCGAAAAGGAAGCGACCGTGTCCCTGCCGGGAGGCTGCGTGATCGGCGACCGGCCTATCGATCTGCACCTTCGGGGCTTCGAAGCGCTTGGAGCGGCCGTCCGGGTGCATGCCGGTAACGTGAAACTGTTTGCACCACGGCTGCGCGGCGCCCGCGTCTCAATGAAGGGAAGGTACGGTACCAGCGTGCTTGGCACCGATAACGTCATGATGGCCGCGGTCCTGGCGGACGGGGTAACGGTGATCGAAGACGCGGCGTGCGAACCCGAGGTGATCGACCTTGCCGATTTTCTCAACAAGATGGGTGCAAATGTGCACGGGGCCGGTACCTCGACCATCACGATCGAAGGGGTCAGCGAGCTTCACGGGACCGAACACGAAGTGATCCCGGACCGTATTGAGGCCGGTACCTTCCTCATTGCCGGTGCGCTGGCGGGCAAACAGGTGAGCGTCACCCGTACCAGGGCTGACCACCTCGCTGCGGTCACCGATGCGCTCCGGACCGCAGGATACCACATTTCCGGCAATAACGGGTCCGTCACGATTTCGGCCAACGGTACTCCCAAGCCGTTGCACTTGAAGACCGAACCTTACCCGGGTTTTCCCACCGACATGCAGGCCCAGATGTGCGCCCTGCTTTCCATGGCCGACGGAGAGAGCAGCGTTACCGAAAACATCTTCCCGCAGCGCTTCATGCACGTGTCCGAATTGAAACGGATGGGCGCCGCCATCGAACTGGACGGTGCCACCGCGCGGATTTTAGGGGTCGGCGCCCTGAGCGGCGCACCGGTCATGGCCAGCGATCTGCGCGCTTCGGCTGCGCTGGTCCTGGCCGGACTGCGCGCTGACGGTTATACGGAGATCAATCGGGTGTATCACATCGACCGCGGTTACGAACACATCGATGAAAAACTCGGCGG
- the prmC gene encoding peptide chain release factor N(5)-glutamine methyltransferase, producing the protein MAHTRRHPPLHPVVTVLEILQSTTAYFAQRGIESPRLNIEHLLADALGKRRLDLYLEFDRNVSERELSVLRTKVRRRAEREPLQHVLGYWDFFGRRFKTDARALIPRPETELLVEEALGRLPRDASGRLAIDVGTGSGVIGITLALERPELHVTAIDRSVQALDLASENAGLHEVTSRVRFVEGDLLSASAPEPAADLIAANLPYIPTTQIAALAAEVRRDPISALDGGPDGLQLIRRLIRDAPSYLRPGGLLILEIGAGQASDVCNSLAAEKYRDIFTRKDYQGVIRVVGASYG; encoded by the coding sequence CTGGCACACACGCGCAGGCATCCACCTCTCCATCCGGTCGTGACGGTCCTTGAAATCCTGCAGTCGACCACCGCTTATTTCGCTCAGCGAGGGATTGAAAGCCCGCGCTTGAACATTGAGCATCTTCTGGCTGACGCCCTGGGAAAGCGGCGTCTCGATCTTTACCTCGAGTTTGATCGCAACGTTTCGGAGCGCGAACTCAGCGTCCTGCGGACCAAGGTGCGCCGGCGGGCCGAACGCGAACCCCTGCAACACGTGCTCGGCTACTGGGACTTTTTCGGGCGTCGTTTCAAAACCGACGCCCGGGCGTTGATCCCGCGTCCGGAAACGGAGCTCCTGGTGGAAGAAGCGCTGGGCCGTTTGCCTCGGGACGCCTCGGGCCGGCTCGCGATCGACGTCGGCACGGGCTCAGGCGTGATCGGAATCACGCTCGCCCTGGAACGTCCCGAGCTCCACGTCACCGCCATCGACCGGTCTGTGCAGGCCCTGGACCTGGCTTCAGAAAATGCCGGCCTTCACGAGGTGACTTCACGGGTCCGTTTCGTCGAAGGCGACCTGCTCTCCGCGTCAGCCCCGGAGCCGGCCGCTGACCTAATCGCAGCAAATCTGCCTTACATTCCGACGACCCAGATCGCGGCCTTGGCGGCCGAGGTACGGCGGGATCCCATTTCAGCGCTCGACGGCGGCCCGGACGGTTTGCAATTGATTCGGCGCCTGATCCGAGATGCCCCGTCGTACTTGAGACCGGGTGGGCTTCTGATTTTGGAAATCGGGGCCGGCCAGGCGAGCGACGTCTGCAATTCGTTGGCGGCAGAAAAATATCGAGACATTTTCACCCGCAAGGATTACCAAGGGGTCATCCGAGTCGTCGGCGCAAGCTATGGATAA
- the prfA gene encoding peptide chain release factor 1: MDFAPLIEQKKRRYQELESQITSGSLFANPKQAKEIMREHARMKQMLDTWDQFARSRKQLADNRAIALSGDPELAELAELEIPELEQRVERLSKEVQVALLPPEPHEDRDAIMEIRAGTGGNEAALFAADLFRMYSRYAEGRGYRIEELESSPSELGGFKEIIFKVSGEAVFRALRYESGVHRVQRVPVTEAQGRIHTSTATVAVLPEAEEVDVELRPEDLRIEVCRAGGPGGQGVNTTDSAVQVLHIPTGRIVRCQDGRSQQKNKEKALTILRARLLEEKQQEEAEKYSAHRRSLIGSGGREEKIRTYNFPQNRVTDHRIGLTLYNLDLFMEGQMDEMVAALQASDLEQRLREAGLEAAAA, translated from the coding sequence ATGGACTTCGCGCCACTCATCGAGCAGAAGAAAAGGCGATATCAGGAGCTGGAATCCCAGATTACTTCGGGATCCCTGTTTGCAAATCCGAAGCAGGCCAAGGAGATCATGCGCGAACACGCGCGCATGAAGCAGATGCTCGATACGTGGGATCAGTTTGCGCGGAGCCGGAAGCAGCTGGCCGACAATCGCGCGATTGCCCTTTCGGGTGATCCTGAACTGGCCGAACTGGCCGAACTCGAGATCCCGGAGCTGGAGCAGCGCGTCGAGCGATTGTCGAAGGAGGTGCAGGTGGCCCTGCTGCCTCCCGAGCCTCACGAAGATCGGGACGCGATCATGGAGATTCGTGCCGGAACCGGCGGCAACGAGGCCGCCCTGTTTGCGGCCGACCTTTTCCGCATGTACAGCCGGTACGCGGAAGGACGCGGCTACAGAATCGAGGAGCTGGAAAGCAGCCCGTCGGAGCTCGGCGGGTTCAAGGAGATCATTTTCAAGGTCAGCGGCGAGGCCGTGTTCCGCGCCTTGCGCTACGAGAGCGGCGTTCATCGGGTTCAACGAGTGCCGGTGACCGAAGCGCAGGGCCGGATCCATACTTCCACCGCCACCGTCGCGGTCTTGCCCGAAGCGGAAGAGGTGGACGTTGAATTACGGCCGGAAGATCTTCGGATCGAAGTTTGCCGGGCAGGCGGACCTGGCGGCCAGGGAGTTAATACGACCGACTCAGCGGTCCAGGTCCTGCATATCCCAACGGGCAGAATCGTCCGTTGCCAGGACGGCCGCAGCCAACAAAAGAACAAGGAAAAAGCGTTGACGATTTTGCGCGCCCGCTTGCTTGAGGAGAAACAGCAGGAGGAAGCGGAAAAATACTCAGCCCACCGGCGCAGCCTGATCGGCTCCGGCGGACGCGAGGAAAAAATCCGGACTTACAATTTTCCACAAAACCGGGTGACCGATCACCGGATCGGTCTGACCTTGTACAACCTGGACCTTTTCATGGAGGGACAGATGGACGAGATGGTGGCGGCGCTGCAGGCCAGCGATCTCGAACAACGGTTGCGCGAAGCCGGTCTGGAGGCGGCTGCCGCCTAA
- the rpmE gene encoding 50S ribosomal protein L31, with the protein MKAGIHPNYVETTIVCACGAHYHTRSTRRDIKIGICAACHPFFTGEQKFVDTAGRVEKFARRYGKTLVAKGRK; encoded by the coding sequence ATGAAGGCCGGCATTCATCCTAATTACGTTGAGACCACGATTGTGTGCGCCTGCGGTGCGCACTATCACACCAGGTCGACCCGTCGCGACATCAAAATAGGTATCTGTGCGGCTTGTCACCCGTTTTTTACAGGCGAACAAAAGTTTGTAGATACGGCCGGCCGCGTAGAAAAATTTGCGCGTCGTTACGGCAAAACTTTGGTAGCCAAAGGTCGAAAATAA
- a CDS encoding acyl--CoA ligase yields the protein MTSTQVQPGRFSEAWAQVLARNGESPAILQPDGAPLRTFAGIEQERRTWRDALGGLPHRSAVLGQLGNAPGWPALFLACLDLELVLVPVESSIPEDQLSRVATLARAQAVIRPGGTVEVFERDRLAWGEPAPDVLKITSGTTGLPRAVCCRERHLAADCRNICATMGIRPEDINFGVIPFSHSYGFSNLVTPLLWQGTRLVCAHDRLPRALHQQLRESGSTVFPGTPALFQALAALPGTEDLGRVRLCISAGAPLAAEVVRQFVRRYGLVIHSFYGSSECGGIAYDRVGRQDQPTGFAGTPMEGVEIRLVEGDRIEVYGPNVADGYLPIAEPEVLDGARFRPGDLVTSTEAGLRLYGRVSDFINVAGKKLHPSMIEEHLRRYPGVIDAIVFGIPSPNRNEELIAYVVAGPAVTRSQIEEHCRAGLSGWQLPRDVLVVSELPVNDRGKCSRAELARFYLERHQAGPGV from the coding sequence GTGACTTCGACGCAAGTGCAACCCGGGCGTTTCAGCGAGGCTTGGGCCCAGGTCCTGGCCAGAAATGGTGAGAGCCCGGCGATTCTCCAGCCGGACGGCGCACCACTCCGGACTTTCGCCGGGATCGAGCAGGAACGCCGGACCTGGCGGGACGCACTGGGAGGCTTGCCGCACCGATCCGCCGTCCTTGGACAACTGGGTAACGCACCCGGCTGGCCGGCGTTATTCCTGGCCTGCCTCGACCTCGAGCTGGTGCTGGTTCCCGTTGAAAGCAGCATCCCGGAGGACCAGCTATCCAGGGTAGCGACCCTGGCCCGGGCTCAGGCGGTGATCAGGCCCGGGGGGACGGTCGAGGTTTTCGAACGGGACCGCCTGGCTTGGGGTGAGCCCGCGCCCGACGTGCTCAAGATCACTTCCGGGACCACCGGCTTGCCCCGCGCCGTCTGCTGTCGCGAACGCCACCTTGCGGCCGACTGCCGGAACATTTGTGCCACCATGGGCATCAGGCCTGAGGACATAAATTTCGGCGTAATTCCCTTTTCGCACTCCTATGGGTTCAGCAACCTGGTCACCCCGCTGCTCTGGCAGGGAACCAGGCTGGTCTGCGCGCACGACCGGTTGCCGCGCGCATTGCACCAGCAGCTTCGGGAATCCGGCAGCACCGTGTTCCCGGGTACGCCGGCCCTCTTCCAGGCCCTGGCGGCGCTGCCCGGCACGGAAGATCTCGGCCGGGTGCGGCTTTGCATCTCGGCAGGGGCTCCCCTGGCCGCGGAGGTGGTGCGCCAGTTTGTGCGCCGTTACGGCCTGGTGATTCACAGCTTTTACGGCTCATCGGAGTGCGGCGGCATCGCTTATGACCGGGTAGGTCGTCAGGATCAGCCGACCGGCTTTGCGGGCACCCCGATGGAAGGGGTAGAAATCCGGCTGGTCGAGGGCGACCGGATCGAAGTCTACGGCCCCAATGTTGCCGACGGTTATCTGCCGATCGCCGAACCGGAAGTGCTGGACGGGGCACGATTTCGACCGGGAGATCTGGTAACCTCCACGGAGGCGGGCCTGCGGCTCTACGGCCGCGTGTCCGATTTTATCAACGTGGCCGGCAAGAAGCTGCATCCCTCGATGATCGAGGAACACCTTCGCCGGTACCCGGGCGTGATTGATGCGATCGTTTTCGGCATTCCCTCGCCAAACCGTAACGAAGAGCTGATCGCGTACGTTGTCGCCGGCCCGGCGGTCACGCGCAGCCAGATCGAGGAACACTGCCGCGCCGGGCTCAGCGGATGGCAATTGCCGCGCGACGTCCTCGTCGTTTCCGAATTACCGGTAAACGACCGCGGCAAGTGCAGCCGCGCAGAACTCGCGCGGTTCTACCTTGAACGGCATCAGGCCGGGCCCGGCGTCTGA